The region CGCTGTTCCTGAACAGAACGCTGTAGCAATAGCCGGAATACTAGAATTTTCAATCTTCTGTGCTTCACAGATTGCAAGCAAAACGCTTTCCGCACACATATAGCCGTTTTCAAAATAATATCGTGCTTTTTGTCCGTTCATATAAAAATCCTCTGGTAAAAATAGGGATGCTTCAGGTGTGTATTGGTAATGATGGATAGGACTTGGTAATATTTAACCCTGTGATGGAAGTGAAAAATAGTTAGTTCTTATAAATGTGTCAAGATTGTTTAAATGTGATTTGTGAATTCTTATTTATATATAAAATGTAATTTTACGAATATTATGCTGTAAAAGCTTCCAATTCGGCACAAAAGACTTTAATTGAATGGTAGATTAGCTTATTTTTAGAGTATTATTGTGTATGGTGGTTTTAGAACTACCAGTTTTTTGTTTGCACGCAGCTCAATTCATGGTTGATGAATCATAATCTTTATTTTAGTGAGAACATGAGTTCTTTTACTGATTTATATTCTTTGAATTTGTTGTTTCTCAAAACTTTAATCTGTGTTGTGGTGTTAATTGCGTCTTTTATCTTGACAAAATCTGTAAAATTGAATTTTATTCGAATAAACACATGAGTAAGAAAAAAATCGACGAAACTGACAGAAGAATTCTGACAATACTTCAGAATAGCGGAAGAATTTCGAATGCCGATATCGCAAGAAAAGTCGGAATGGCTCCTTCTGCTGTGCTTGAGAGAGTGCGTAAGCTGGAAAGCAAGGGCATACTTGTCGGATATGAGGCTATTGTGTCCCCTAAGGCTGTAGGGCGATCTTTGACAGCATTTATTTACGTTAATGCAAGTGAAGGGGTTGGAGCTACAGATACTGGCGCAGAATTAGCTAGGGTGCCCGGGGTATTGGAAGTGCATTATTGTGCAGGGCGGGATAGCTATTTGATTAAGGTAAGGTGCGAAGATACTGACGGCCTTGCGATTATGCTCGGCAGTATTGGTCGTATTGATACCGTAAGAGATACAAATTCCACTATCGTTTTAAATACGATTAAGGAATCCAGATCTATTCCCCTTGGTGAAGACATTGATGAAGATTTTTAGCAGACTGTGCAAATCTCCTGCCGATAGTTTTGCAGTATAGCATGAATTGGAGCTGTGAATGCTCCAATTCTTGGATAGCGTGAAAACTTAGGTGTGATTTTTAATCAGTCTGCGAAAATAATTT is a window of Desulfovibrio sp. UCD-KL4C DNA encoding:
- a CDS encoding Lrp/AsnC family transcriptional regulator; translated protein: MSKKKIDETDRRILTILQNSGRISNADIARKVGMAPSAVLERVRKLESKGILVGYEAIVSPKAVGRSLTAFIYVNASEGVGATDTGAELARVPGVLEVHYCAGRDSYLIKVRCEDTDGLAIMLGSIGRIDTVRDTNSTIVLNTIKESRSIPLGEDIDEDF